The Pan paniscus chromosome 1, NHGRI_mPanPan1-v2.0_pri, whole genome shotgun sequence genome has a segment encoding these proteins:
- the LOC129397155 gene encoding putative uncharacterized protein FLJ46235: MAYLGPYPTSRQSPQMSLLPHNSLQRHSSIVTMASLDPAPASQPSLQALNFLKSTSPGPAHASWQPLQAQLLHLGGPSRPSLCLPSASTVPTSASQQILQAHHLPHCGPPKPSSQPFSSFYTPSSCHPVASLGQAHASQGPFQAQLLSHGNLPWPDSCLSPSSLDRPRSCLTLASLHPAHASRWPLQAQLLSQDVISGPKTYSSQTL, encoded by the coding sequence atggcctatttaggcccataccctacctcacggcagtctccgcagatgagcctactgcctcacaacagcctccaAAGGCACAGCTCCATTGTTACAATGGCCTCTttagacccagctcctgcctcccagccttctctccaggccctgaaCTTTCTCAAGTCGacctcaccaggcccagctcatgCTTCttggcagcctctccaggcccagctcctgcatcTTGGGGGCccctccaggcccagcctctgcctcccgtcgGCCTCTACAGTCCCAACATCTGCCTCACAGCAGATTCTTCAGGCCCATCATCTGCCTCACTGTGGACCCCCCAAGCCAAGCTCCCAACCTTTCAGCAGCTTCTACACACCCAGCTCCTGCCACCCAGTGGCCTCTTTAGGCCAAGCTCATGCTTCACAAGGGCCTTTCCAGGCCCAACTTTTGTCTCATGGCAACCTTCCCTGGCCAGATTCCTGCCTGTCTCCCAGCAGCCTAGACAGGCCCAGGTCTTGCCTCACACTGGCCTCTCTACATCCAGCTCATGCCTCACGTTGGCCTCTACAGGCCCAACTCCTGTCCCAGGACGTCATCTCCGGGCCCAAAACTTACTCAAGTCAGACTCTCTAG